One window from the genome of Zerene cesonia ecotype Mississippi chromosome 1, Zerene_cesonia_1.1, whole genome shotgun sequence encodes:
- the LOC119831013 gene encoding androgen-induced gene 1 protein-like yields MALPLMHLFAAILNSYTLWYDQKYINVKFSEGLDNYPFRNRVLFLTMWNLALQAVYMTIAFLNDLVGTNAASPKKPPAIRKIKDALFSLAYPLAVYVSLAFWGIYYVDKELIFPEHLEKAFPPWVNHVMHTLVSVFINIEMFTSHIKYPSNFINLSLIHVFVVSYIVWIFIVYGQSGVWVYPVLGFLNWPARLFFISGSIVVANILNILGKTLNKQLSFVKVKSK; encoded by the exons atggcGCTTCCACTAATGCATTTATTTGCTGCAATTTTGAATAGTTATACGCTGTGGTACgatcaaaaatacattaatgtgaaattttcGGAGGGATTAGACAATTATCCGTTTAGGAATCGGGTACTTTTTTTAACTATGTGGAATCTT GCACTGCAAGCCGTTTACATGACAATAGCATTTCTGAACGATCTCGTCGGAACGAACGCAGCGTCACCCAAGAAACCGCCTGCGATACGAAAAATTAAGGACGCTCTATTCAGCTTGGCGTATCCCCTAGCCGTCTATGTCTCTCTAGCTTTCTGGGGAATTTACTATGTTGACAAAGAACTGATATTCCCAGAGCATTTAGAGAAGGCCTTCCCTCCATGGGTCAACCACGTCATGCACACATTAGTgtcagtttttattaatattgaaatgtttacatCCCATATTAAATACCcgtctaattttataaatctctCGTTAATTCATGTATTCGTAGTTTCTTATATTGTTTGGATATTCATCGTGTATGGGCAGAGTGGAGTTTGGGTTTATCCTGTGCTTGGTTTTTTGAACTGGCCAGCTAGATTATTCTTTATATCTGGAAGTATTGTTGTAGCTAACATCCTTAATATATTGGGCAAGACGTTGAATAAACAATTGTCGTTTGTTAAAGTgaagagtaaataa